The Sporomusaceae bacterium genomic sequence CGCCAGCGACATCCCGGCGTGCCAGGCCAGCTCACCGGCCTTGTCGCCAAGCCCGCTTTCCAGCACCCGTCGCAGCGCGGCCACTGTCTCCTTCAGTTTTTTCCGTGTCCCGTTGTCCATAGCAGCCCCCAAACGGCATAACCAGACAATAATACCCATTCCTTCGCCGGCCCGGCGGCAAACTCCTACCGTCCCCCGACGACAAAACCCGCCCGGCCTTCATCATGGCCGGGCGGGTTATCAATCATCGCCGTAAACCGCTCACTTCTGTCCTGCCCAATAGCGGCCGATTTCCTCCCGATGCGCCGCGCCAAACCTGCTGGACGGCGTATGGCCGCACCGCCGGCACGCTATGTCGTAGGCCGAATTGACCGTTTCGCACGCCAGGCAGGCATAATGCCCGGCTTTCTCTGCCAGCCATTTCTCCCAGCCGATCTCCCGGATGCGCTCCTGATCCTCCCATAGCTCGGCGCGGTGCGGCCGCTCCGTCTGAAAGGCTTGCAGCAGCTCACAGGGATACTCCCCGCAGCCGCCGCAGAACTCCAGCCCTTTCGCCGCCGCGCAGGCTTCTATCCGGCATGTGCGGCAGTAAAACGACCGCTGCTCCGCCCTGCACCCCTGGCACATAACCTCTTCCACCGGAAGCCCCAGCCGTTCGCCAATCTTCTTCAGCCGTTCCGGTTCCTCGTTTGTGCCGATATACAGGGTACACGCCCCGCAGAACAACCCGCACACCGCGGCCAACCGCTTATCCTTTTCAGCCATGTCCGTTCCTCCCCCGCTAATCGAGCTGCGGCCCCTTACCGATCGCCATCTTCCCGGCGTAATACTTCCGCTGGATTTCCGGCGCCTTCTCCAGCCACGCCGCCAGCCCCTGGTGCTGGATATAACAAAGATTAAACACCTTGATATTATGCGGCAGCACATTGGCCCGGTCGGCGGCGGGATTAAGGCGCGTACAGGGAAACTCCCGGCACTCGTAGCAAAAATTCAGGCCGCGCTCGCTTATACACGCATACGTTTCACAGGGAGCGCTCAGCACCGGGCAGTCCCCGCGGCCCGGACGGCAGCCGGGGCACGGCACCTTCTCCTTGGGTATGCCGGCGGCGATCAGCGCTTCCCGCAGTTTTTCATCGTCCCTGGCTTTGAAGACGCGGCACTCGCCGCAGAAAATCCCGCACGGTGCAGCCAGATCGAACTCCGCGCTTTTTTCCACCTTATCCGCCTCCCATGTTCTGTATGTTCCCGCCTGCCACATGTGAAATATTTATCAATTCCCCCTGTCAATTGTAATATCCTTCAAGCAACGGAAAATATTACATATTTATAATGCAAAAAAAGATGGCCCGGGAATCCCTCCCAGGCCATTTTTCAGTCCTTATGCTCTTACAGCACATACACCTTAACCTTCTGCATGCCGAACTCGTACGCTTCGTCTACGGTCTGCATGGCGATGTCGATGCGGTTGCCCTTGATAGCGCCGCCGGTATCCTCGGCGGTCGCGTATACGCCGTGACCGTCGGCGAACTCGATATACACCCGCGAACCGAGCGGGATAACCCGCGGATCGACGGCGATGATGCCTGGGCGTACCTGAGTGCCCAGATGGGTCAGGCTGCCCCATTTGCCGTTGTCGTGCGGTCCGGGCGCGTACGCGGTCGCCACGATGTCAACCACGCGTTTGTGGCTGCCAGGTGCGGTGCCCTCCTTAGCAGCCGCGCTCTTGCCGGTCAGCGCCGTGATTACGCCCAGATCGGCGACGCCGTCGGCTTCGATGGCGAGCGACTTCTCCAGCTTGCGCACCGCAGCGGCGGTACGGCTGCCGTACTCGCCGTCCCGGTCGCTGCTGCCGAAGCCTCTCTCGGCCAGGGCAGCCTGGAGCTGGCGCACGTCATCGCCCTTGGCGCCGGGAGCCAGTTCGCGATCGCCCAGAGCGGCCGAAGCGAGCGGCATCGAGCCCAGAGCCAGCATGAACATCGTAACGGAACAAACAATAACCTTGTTGATGTTTTTCATTATTAAAACACCCCTTTCTAACGTGCCGGCGAGGTTAGCTGACGGGTTCGGATGAAAAGGTAAGACCCTACCGCCGCATGGCGGATTCACCCCACTAACTTGGTTCCCCCGCTTTCCCGATCGGGAAATTAGGCACAGGCCATTATAATACACGAATAACCCTCCCCGGACAAGGCCTCCCGGCCGCCGTACCGGCCCGCAAACGCCATCCGCCCCCGGTATGCGCCCCCATCCTCGCCGATGATCCGGTATGCTGCCGCCGGTAGCATGAATACCCGTCCCGGTGCAAAGACTAGAATAGCGCCGCCGCACCCCTGGGCGGCAGTTTGAGCGCCGGATCGGGTAACTGAACATGATGAGCGATTGGTTCAAAACCAAAAAACCCCATAAACTCCCCACACGGGCGCAACCGGCTACCGACGCCCCCGCCCCGCGCAAATACGACGCCGTCGTCGTCGGCGCCGGGCCGGCCGGCGCCAGCGCCGCCTACTTCATGGCCCGCGACGGCCTCGACGTGCTCCTCCTGGAGCGCGGCCCCTTTCCCGGCGCCAAAACCTGCGGCGGCGCCGCCATCATCGCCGAACAGGCCCATGAACTCTTCCCCAACTTCTGGGAAGAATTTTCCTACGAACGCATCGTCACCCGCCTGGACTACTGGTGGCTCAGCGAAGACTCCGCCGTCACCGCCGGCTTCACCAGCAGCCGCCTCAGCGCCGCCCCCTACAACCGCCTGTCCGTCAAACGCAAAAACCTCTACACCTGGCTGGCCGCCAAGGCCGTCGCCGCCGGCGCCACCCTCCTCCTCGGCCACCACGTCGCCGGCGTCCTCCTCGACGGATACCAGGCCGTCGGCGTGCGCGTCGCCCCGCCCCAAAGCACCGATTACCTCGCCGACCTCGTCATCCTCGCCGACGGGGCCAACTCCCTCCTCGCCGAGCGGGCCGGCCTCATTCCCCCCGTAACGGCCGCCAACCTTTCCCTGTACGCGAAAGAAACCATCGCCCTCCCCCCCGCAACCATCGAAGAACGCTTCTGCCTCCCGCCCGGCCAGGGCGCCGCCATCGGCCTCATCGGCTACCCCACCGCCGGCTACAACGGCACCGGCTCCATCCACACATTCCACGACAGCATCAACATCAGCGCCGGCATGTCTGTCAGCGCCTACGCCGCCGGCGGCTTCAGCCCCGGCGACCTCCTTGAGCGCATAAAAAAACACCCCCGCATCCAGCCACTCCTGGATGGGGGCGTAACCACCGAATACGGCGCAGCCATGATACCCGAAGGCGGCTACCACGCCATCCCGCCCCTCGTGCACCCGGGGCTTCTCATCGCCGGCGACGCCGCCTCGCTCGTCAACGGCATCCATGGCATCAATCTCGCCATGTGGTCGGGCTTCTACGCCGCCAAAGCAGCCTTCGAAGCAAAAAAGAACCGCGACTTCTCGATCCGCAAACTCTCCCTCTACCGCACCCTCCTTGACGAAAGCTTCATCCTCCAGAACATGCGAACCAACGCCAAAGCGGCAACCCTCCAGCGCGACAGGCCCTACCTGTTCGACCTCTACAGCCGCCTGGCCAACGAAGCCGCCTACCAGATGGTCCGCGCCTACCCCATGCCTGTCAAAGACAAGCGCAAATTCATCTGGCGCAAAGTCACCAGCCTCCAGCCGGTCGGCAAAATCGCCGCCGACATCTGGCAAGTTCTCAAGGTGGTCAAAGGATGAGCAAGCTAGCCGCCAAAATCGCCCTCGTCGAATTCCGTCCCGACGAAACCTGGCAGCACGTCGTCATCGCCGACCAGGAAAAATGCCGCCGCTGCCCGGACAAAAACTGCCTGCGCGTTTGCCCATCGGGCGTCTTCGCGTGGGACAACATCCCCGGCCACCCCGTGCTCGTCAGCTACCGGCAATGCATCGAATGCGGCGCCTGCCGGCTGGCCTGCCCCGAAGGCGCCGTCGAATTCTCGTATCCGCACGGCGGGTATGGGGTAGTTTTTCACCAGGGTTAATCCTTCCCCAGCACGAACGGCGCGAACCCCACCTGCGTCCAGGTCGCGTTGTAAAGCTGGCGCAGCAGACCGTCGAGACGACGCCGCAGCATCCCCTTCACCTCAGCCAGCGAACTGAAGAACAGCCTGGTCGCCGGGTGCGCGCTGTTCAGCGCCGCCTGCTGATAATACTGGCCCGACTTCTCCGTCAGCGCGATCAAAAACCACAGCGACGCCAGTCCGACGACCGTCGACTCTCCCGAAGACCCCAGTCTGGCGGTGGCCTCCTGCCAGACGCTGTCCGCCCCCAAAAGCGCAGCGGCGCTCACCTCCGGATAGCGGCCACTGTCCACATCCACATACTGGGCCCGGTCAACCAGCAGCTCGATCCCCGCCTGGAACGTGCCGACAGCTGTTACCACCGACTGCAGCTCGGGCGGCGACTGAGCCATCACCACCTCCACCTCCTGGCGGATCTGCGCCTCAAGAACGGCGGCGAACTGAAACACCTTCATCCCTGCATCCCCCTCCGGCAAACAGCCCGGTCCGCACTGCGGAACGGGCTGTCAGCTTGTTACTTCTTATCGGACATCAAAGTCCCGGCCTTGGCGATATTCGTCTTCGGCTGATCGCGGATGATGATCGTCACAGCCTCAGGCGGGCACTTGCCGGCCTCCACGACGGCCGCGGTGACCTTTTCGGCCAGTTCGCGCTTCTGCTCGATGCTGCGGCCCTCGACCCAGTCAATTTGCACTATCGGCATAGTATTATTTCCTCCCCGCTAGTTTTGATTAGTGTAATTCGCCGTCGTCCAAATTATCCCTGCTCAGCCGTCCATCGAAAGTTAATATGCCCCTCCCGACGCCGCCTTCTTCCCGGCAACAAAAAAACCGCCGGCAGATTACCGGCGGCTCGCCTGCAAAACCTATGGCAGCAAAAGCCCCGTGAGGGCCAGGAGATTGACCCAGGCGCGGAACGTCCCCACCATCGGCAGAACGCCGCCGCACAGCGCCGGCCCGAATACGTTCACAGAGCCAAGGGTAATCAGCAGCGGCGCGGTCGTCGTCCCCGGCCCGAACAAAGCCACGCATTCGGAAACCTCGCCAAGCTGGCCGCCAATCACCCAACCGCCGATAATAACGACACCTGCATTCTGCCCCTCAAGCTCTTCCAGTTCCTCAATAAGCACGCTCTGCTGGCGGACCATCGCCTTGCCCGGTTTCACATTCCCGCCGTATTTGCCGCCATACTTGCCGCCGGACGCCAGCTTGCCCGTCTCGCTGATCGGCGGAAAAACGAACGGGCCCTCGACGACAATGGCAATGTTGCAGACATCGACGAGGAACTCGCTCAAGAGAATATCCACCCCCGGCAAAGTAGGGTTGGGCGGACGGAACCTCACCGCCGTCACCCCCACGATCCCCACCGCCGGCAGCACGGTTATGACACGGTCCTCCAGCCTGCCCAGGCGGCCGAAGACCGCCGACCCGTCGATAAGCAGCAGCAGCACGTTGCGGTCCCGCAGCCCTCGCAGCTCCTGGGCCAGCTCGCGGTTGCAGTAACAATGCAGCGGAGTATCCATATGGCAAACAACCTCCTTTTTGCTTTCCTGTATATATATTATGGTAACTATATCAAAGATGTTACTGTCTGCACTAAAGGCCGCACCGCCTCCGTCATTCCCCGAAAAAGGCAAAAAAATAAACGGCCCCCGCAATGGGAACCGCTCATTCCTGCTCCGGCTGCCCGCCCTTTTTCGGGCGGCGCCTGCGCCACCACAGCCAGCCGTACAGCGCCACTACCAGCGCCACGATCGCCACCAGGCGGGTCATATTCTCGCCGGCGAACACGATATCGTGGCCGAGTAGCACCTTTACGACCACCGGCGGCAGCTTGCCGAGAAAAGTGGCCCAGAAAAAGTCCCGTACCGAGATGCGGCTCACCGCCGCCACCGCAGTGATGATCCCCGACGGCGCCAGCGGCAGCAGCCTGGCGATAAGCAGCGCCTTGAAGCCGTTTGCCGCGCTGTAATCGTCCACCTGCTTGAGATACGGGCTGTGGGCGATCCACCGCTCCACCGCCTGGCGGAAAAAGAACCGGGCAAAGACGAACATGAAAATCGCGCCGATGACCTCGCCTGACCAGGAAATCAGCGTCCCCCACGCCAGTCCGTACACGATGCCCGCAGCGCCCGACAGAATCATGAACGGGAAAACGACCGTAAAAGTCATCACCACGAACAGGGCCAGGGTCACCACGACGCCCCAGGCGCCGAACGAGCGGAGGTACTCGGCCAGGGCGGCAATATCGCCCTTCCGTATGATCCCGTATGCATGCTGAAAGAAATCCGGCTGCCACAGATACAGCAGAACGCCGGTGACAATTATGAACAGCCAGCCGCAAATTTTGCCCATGTGCCCCGTCCCTGCAAAAAAAATAAAAATACCTGTTTCAGCAATAAGCATACTAGAATCGCCCCTAAAAGGCAACCGAAAAGAAAAAACAGCACCGCTGCGGTGCTGCCGGCTAACCCTGCCACTGTCCGATCTCACTGCGGAAAATCCGGCACGACCCGCCCAGCCAATGGACACAGTCCGGGCAGCGGCGCGCGAACCCCGCCTCCGAAACGTTGAGGAACGAGTACCCGTATCCCATCGCGTTGATCACATGCTCGAACTCCCGGCACTCGCCGGCGATACCCCGTACCTCTTCCTCGCTGAACCTCTTCTCCACGACGCACCACCTCAGCCACATTTAGCCTTAGTGTGCGCCGGCCGGCGGCCATTATTCCCACAGTGTGAAGAGAATCATCGCCAGCACGATCAGGGCGACCGCCGCCACCGTTCCCTTGCCGTACAACAAACTGTGAAAATCCCGGCTGTCTTCCTCCTCCGGCATGCCCCCGCCTCCTGTCGCAAATGATATTTTTGCAGGCCGCAAAGCCCTGCCCGCGGGCCGCGAAAAAATTTTTCCCAATCAATGTATAACCTGCGCATAGCGCGGGCACAATGATAACGTAAAATTTTCTCCTCTCCCATAATTGGCGGCACCAGCCGCCGCTTTTTTTTTACCCCTGA encodes the following:
- a CDS encoding 3D domain-containing protein; its protein translation is MKNINKVIVCSVTMFMLALGSMPLASAALGDRELAPGAKGDDVRQLQAALAERGFGSSDRDGEYGSRTAAAVRKLEKSLAIEADGVADLGVITALTGKSAAAKEGTAPGSHKRVVDIVATAYAPGPHDNGKWGSLTHLGTQVRPGIIAVDPRVIPLGSRVYIEFADGHGVYATAEDTGGAIKGNRIDIAMQTVDEAYEFGMQKVKVYVL
- a CDS encoding DUF3795 domain-containing protein; this translates as MEKSAEFDLAAPCGIFCGECRVFKARDDEKLREALIAAGIPKEKVPCPGCRPGRGDCPVLSAPCETYACISERGLNFCYECREFPCTRLNPAADRANVLPHNIKVFNLCYIQHQGLAAWLEKAPEIQRKYYAGKMAIGKGPQLD
- a CDS encoding DUF3795 domain-containing protein, with protein sequence MAEKDKRLAAVCGLFCGACTLYIGTNEEPERLKKIGERLGLPVEEVMCQGCRAEQRSFYCRTCRIEACAAAKGLEFCGGCGEYPCELLQAFQTERPHRAELWEDQERIREIGWEKWLAEKAGHYACLACETVNSAYDIACRRCGHTPSSRFGAAHREEIGRYWAGQK
- a CDS encoding TVP38/TMEM64 family protein; translation: MGKICGWLFIIVTGVLLYLWQPDFFQHAYGIIRKGDIAALAEYLRSFGAWGVVVTLALFVVMTFTVVFPFMILSGAAGIVYGLAWGTLISWSGEVIGAIFMFVFARFFFRQAVERWIAHSPYLKQVDDYSAANGFKALLIARLLPLAPSGIITAVAAVSRISVRDFFWATFLGKLPPVVVKVLLGHDIVFAGENMTRLVAIVALVVALYGWLWWRRRRPKKGGQPEQE
- a CDS encoding 4Fe-4S dicluster domain-containing protein — protein: MSKLAAKIALVEFRPDETWQHVVIADQEKCRRCPDKNCLRVCPSGVFAWDNIPGHPVLVSYRQCIECGACRLACPEGAVEFSYPHGGYGVVFHQG
- a CDS encoding FAD-dependent oxidoreductase; translated protein: MMSDWFKTKKPHKLPTRAQPATDAPAPRKYDAVVVGAGPAGASAAYFMARDGLDVLLLERGPFPGAKTCGGAAIIAEQAHELFPNFWEEFSYERIVTRLDYWWLSEDSAVTAGFTSSRLSAAPYNRLSVKRKNLYTWLAAKAVAAGATLLLGHHVAGVLLDGYQAVGVRVAPPQSTDYLADLVILADGANSLLAERAGLIPPVTAANLSLYAKETIALPPATIEERFCLPPGQGAAIGLIGYPTAGYNGTGSIHTFHDSINISAGMSVSAYAAGGFSPGDLLERIKKHPRIQPLLDGGVTTEYGAAMIPEGGYHAIPPLVHPGLLIAGDAASLVNGIHGINLAMWSGFYAAKAAFEAKKNRDFSIRKLSLYRTLLDESFILQNMRTNAKAATLQRDRPYLFDLYSRLANEAAYQMVRAYPMPVKDKRKFIWRKVTSLQPVGKIAADIWQVLKVVKG
- a CDS encoding 2-hydroxymuconate tautomerase, whose product is MPIVQIDWVEGRSIEQKRELAEKVTAAVVEAGKCPPEAVTIIIRDQPKTNIAKAGTLMSDKK